From Lysobacter auxotrophicus, the proteins below share one genomic window:
- the cls gene encoding cardiolipin synthase: protein MSSEVHFGYLLFLLDWLIRLAALAWIPVKSPPAAARSWLLLVGFVPLFGLPLYLFLGHPWLAKQRRQRQALASQLIRDRQVNLAMLRWTPAAHGMSPDIARLAERLGDFMPMHGNAVDLLDDYDASIAALIADIDTARDEVHLLYYLMFDDTVGRAVCGALQRASARGVRCRLLLDAVGAKPGLRAFAKPLRAAGVEVHAMLAGGLKWRSLSRMDLRNHRKLALIDRRVGYVGSQNLADAAFVPDHPNRELVARVRGPVLRQIAALFASDWLIETGERLVIGDFPASEGGTTPAQMLPSGPAYPFENARNLVVALVQRARRRVVLVTPYFVPDDMTLGALRVAALSGVDVQLVLSMSNNQRLTRWAQRSYYDELLKAGVRIALYRPHFLHAKHLSVDEEVALIGSINLDIRSFALNAEAGLVCFDPAVVARLHTVEAAYLADAQQLDLHEWRRRPRWHRSVEGVARLADSLM from the coding sequence ATGAGTTCCGAAGTTCATTTCGGCTATTTGCTCTTCTTGCTCGACTGGTTGATCCGACTCGCCGCGCTGGCGTGGATCCCGGTGAAGAGCCCGCCCGCGGCCGCACGCAGCTGGCTGCTGCTGGTGGGCTTCGTGCCCTTGTTCGGACTGCCGCTGTACCTGTTCCTCGGGCATCCGTGGCTGGCGAAGCAGCGCCGGCAGCGGCAGGCGCTGGCGTCGCAGCTCATCCGCGATCGCCAGGTCAACCTCGCGATGCTTCGCTGGACGCCGGCCGCGCACGGCATGTCGCCCGACATCGCGCGGCTTGCCGAACGCCTGGGCGACTTCATGCCGATGCACGGCAACGCGGTCGACCTGCTGGACGACTACGACGCGTCGATCGCCGCACTCATCGCCGACATCGACACGGCGCGCGACGAGGTGCACCTGCTCTACTACCTGATGTTCGACGACACGGTGGGGCGCGCCGTGTGCGGGGCGCTGCAACGCGCCAGCGCCCGCGGTGTGCGCTGCCGGCTGCTGCTCGACGCCGTCGGTGCGAAGCCCGGGCTGCGCGCGTTCGCCAAGCCGCTCCGCGCTGCCGGCGTGGAGGTGCACGCCATGCTCGCCGGCGGGCTGAAGTGGCGCAGCCTGTCGCGCATGGACCTTCGCAACCATCGCAAGCTGGCGCTCATCGATCGGCGCGTCGGCTACGTCGGTTCGCAGAATCTGGCCGATGCCGCGTTCGTGCCCGACCATCCGAACCGCGAGCTGGTCGCGCGCGTGCGCGGGCCGGTGTTGCGGCAGATCGCGGCGCTGTTCGCGAGCGACTGGTTGATCGAGACCGGCGAGCGGCTGGTGATCGGCGACTTCCCCGCGAGCGAGGGCGGCACCACGCCCGCGCAGATGCTGCCCAGCGGGCCGGCGTATCCGTTCGAGAACGCGCGCAACCTCGTCGTGGCGCTGGTGCAGCGCGCGCGGCGACGCGTGGTGCTGGTCACGCCGTACTTCGTGCCGGACGACATGACCCTGGGCGCGCTGCGTGTGGCGGCGCTGTCGGGCGTCGACGTGCAGCTGGTGCTGTCGATGAGCAACAACCAGCGGCTCACGCGCTGGGCGCAGCGCTCGTACTACGACGAACTGCTGAAGGCCGGCGTGCGCATCGCACTGTACCGGCCGCATTTCCTGCACGCCAAGCACCTGAGCGTGGACGAGGAAGTGGCCCTGATCGGCTCGATCAACCTCGACATCCGCTCCTTCGCGCTGAACGCCGAGGCCGGGCTGGTGTGCTTCGATCCCGCTGTCGTGGCGCGGCTGCACACGGTCGAGGCCGCCTATCTGGCCGATGCCCAGCAGTTGGACCTGCACGAGTGGCGCCGCCGTCCGCGCTGGCACCGCAGCGTCGAGGGCGTGGCGCGGCTGGCCGACTCGCTGATGTAG